A stretch of the Nitratifractor salsuginis DSM 16511 genome encodes the following:
- a CDS encoding aminotransferase class IV, translating to METLRIEGGEVQNLLWHNRRFNRSRRELFGAEEELDLADFLGDLPGEGIWRARVLYTLYIEKVELLPYTLRLPKSFASVEFQDDYRFKYADRSSFDALKAAHPEAEELLLCRDGLLTDTTIANLALYRDGRWFTPARPLLEGTTRARLLVEGKLIPAEIPCASLGEYEALAVMNAMMGFRVLEDWEIV from the coding sequence TTGGAAACCTTGCGTATCGAGGGGGGTGAGGTTCAGAACCTTCTCTGGCACAACCGCCGCTTCAACCGGAGCCGTCGGGAGCTTTTCGGGGCGGAGGAGGAGCTGGATCTGGCCGATTTTCTTGGGGATCTTCCCGGAGAGGGGATCTGGCGGGCGAGGGTGCTTTATACATTATATATAGAGAAGGTCGAGCTTCTGCCTTATACCCTTCGTCTGCCCAAGAGCTTCGCCTCGGTGGAGTTTCAGGATGATTACCGTTTCAAATATGCTGATCGGAGCTCTTTCGATGCGCTCAAAGCGGCGCACCCCGAAGCGGAGGAGCTTCTGCTCTGCCGCGACGGCCTGCTCACCGACACCACCATCGCCAATTTGGCCCTCTACCGGGATGGACGCTGGTTCACCCCCGCCCGTCCTCTGCTGGAGGGCACCACCCGGGCACGACTGCTGGTGGAGGGGAAGCTGATCCCCGCCGAGATCCCCTGCGCAAGTCTCGGGGAGTATGAAGCGCTGGCGGTGATGAATGCGATGATGGGGTTTCGGGTTTTGGAGGATTGGGAGATTGTCTAA